The proteins below come from a single Diceros bicornis minor isolate mBicDic1 chromosome 3, mDicBic1.mat.cur, whole genome shotgun sequence genomic window:
- the BET1 gene encoding BET1 homolog, whose translation MRRAGLGEGVPAGNYGNYGYANSGYSACEEENERLTESLRSKVTAIKSLSIEIGHEVKHQNKLLAEMDSQFDSTTGFLGKTMGKLKILSRGSQTKLLCYMMLFSLFVFFVIYWIIKLR comes from the exons GTGAAGGAGTTCCTGCGGGCAACTATGGGAACTATGGCTATGCTAATAGTGGGTATAGTGCCTGTGAAGAAGAGAACGAGAGACTCACTGAAAGTCTGAGAAGCAAAGTAACTGCTATAAAATCT CTTTCCATTGAAATAGGCCATGAAGttaaacatcaaaataaattattagCTGAAATG GATTCACAATTTGATTCTACAACTGGATTTCTAGGTAAAACTATGGGAAAACTGAAGATTTTATCCAGAGGAAGCCAAACAAAGCTGCTGTGCTATATGATGCTGTTttcattgtttgtcttttttgtcatttattgGATTATTAAACTGAGGTGA